Proteins encoded together in one Myxococcales bacterium window:
- a CDS encoding M4 family metallopeptidase, whose protein sequence is MASVLRIGKRQWLLAFVSGLAFAGLVVAGCSDDPTPAPLGGTGGDPGAALAAKLEADTGKPWIVDVDPQLGTPDMLEPKDDPAPVLTPGTTPEAAALAFLERYQASFGTSQIRAELHAVETDVDEDGLTHVRFEQVSGSLPVFGEGLTVHFTKSGAIAFVNGRFAPNLAQLSKVPARTADVARKDALANLPGGSTKDVILGIDAAFGKAPRLVYRVRVEGSTGKKPVVADVLVDAQTGAIVLQDSRIHTERASGRGVRGYAPFNEGDTKSFEVERATGSVAGDAGVGGDAGVGGDAGVGDAGVGGDAGVGDAGAGGGYMMKLPRTNQASVVEVSSQLTGSIITTSNPDAWDVLPTNQDGNGAAVDAYVHMNQVDLFYRRSFRWRSYDNKGSNLRIFVHDNSAGAVNAFWNGSELRFGDGNLQSGGKYVPLTNLDVVAHELTHGVTDYTSKLVYGGESGALNESASDVFACIVEHELHANAQRNLLLGEESSIDGEPLRDMAHPQKHDQPDHVDAQFMKGVGSTGWNNDNDQGGVHINSGIPNNAFALMVEGGQHDTSRVKVNIGGWDLGKRLAWFAQRYNDRSNTQFYAHARWQIAAAKKVGVMVEPAACAWVAVGVIKADYVKRNYNVTCEVGCEAGTCDAGAGDASPDADFRDSCVGRADGVYCSQLRDFSAIVCKGGSLVSGQQCPSPQKCIGPNGPGTTIQCK, encoded by the coding sequence ATGGCAAGTGTGCTTCGCATCGGCAAACGGCAGTGGCTCCTCGCGTTCGTGTCCGGGCTCGCGTTCGCGGGCCTCGTGGTCGCAGGCTGCTCCGACGATCCCACGCCCGCTCCGCTCGGCGGCACGGGTGGCGATCCGGGTGCGGCGCTCGCCGCCAAGCTCGAGGCCGACACGGGCAAGCCGTGGATCGTGGACGTCGACCCGCAGCTCGGCACGCCCGACATGCTCGAGCCGAAGGACGATCCCGCGCCGGTCCTCACTCCCGGCACGACCCCCGAGGCCGCCGCGCTCGCGTTCCTCGAGCGCTACCAGGCCTCGTTCGGCACGTCGCAGATCCGCGCCGAGCTCCACGCCGTCGAGACCGACGTCGACGAGGACGGCCTCACGCACGTCCGCTTCGAGCAAGTGTCCGGGAGCCTTCCCGTTTTCGGCGAAGGGCTCACCGTGCACTTCACGAAGTCGGGCGCCATCGCGTTCGTGAACGGGCGCTTCGCCCCGAACCTCGCGCAGCTCTCCAAGGTGCCGGCGCGCACCGCCGACGTGGCGCGAAAGGATGCCCTCGCGAACCTCCCGGGCGGCTCCACCAAAGACGTGATCCTCGGCATCGACGCGGCCTTCGGGAAGGCGCCTCGCCTCGTGTACCGGGTCCGCGTCGAGGGCTCGACCGGAAAGAAGCCCGTCGTCGCCGACGTGCTCGTCGACGCGCAGACCGGCGCGATCGTGCTCCAAGACAGCCGCATCCACACCGAGCGCGCGTCGGGCCGTGGCGTGCGCGGGTACGCGCCGTTCAACGAGGGTGACACCAAATCGTTCGAGGTCGAACGTGCTACGGGCTCCGTCGCGGGCGACGCGGGCGTAGGCGGCGACGCGGGCGTGGGCGGCGACGCGGGCGTGGGCGACGCGGGCGTGGGCGGCGACGCGGGCGTGGGCGACGCGGGGGCAGGCGGCGGCTACATGATGAAGCTCCCGCGCACGAACCAGGCGTCGGTCGTCGAGGTCTCTTCCCAGCTCACCGGCTCGATCATCACCACGTCGAACCCCGACGCGTGGGACGTGCTCCCCACGAACCAAGACGGGAACGGCGCCGCGGTCGACGCGTACGTGCACATGAACCAGGTCGACCTCTTCTACCGAAGGTCGTTCCGCTGGCGCTCGTACGACAACAAGGGCTCGAACCTCCGCATCTTCGTCCACGACAACAGCGCGGGCGCCGTCAACGCGTTCTGGAACGGCTCCGAGCTCCGCTTCGGCGACGGCAACCTCCAGTCGGGCGGCAAATACGTCCCGCTCACCAACCTCGACGTCGTCGCGCACGAGCTCACCCACGGCGTCACCGATTACACGTCGAAGCTCGTCTACGGCGGCGAGTCGGGGGCGCTGAACGAGTCGGCCTCGGACGTGTTCGCCTGCATCGTCGAGCACGAGCTCCACGCGAACGCGCAGCGGAACCTCCTCCTCGGCGAAGAGTCGTCGATCGATGGCGAGCCGCTCCGTGACATGGCCCACCCGCAGAAACACGACCAGCCCGACCACGTCGACGCTCAGTTCATGAAAGGCGTCGGCTCGACGGGCTGGAACAACGACAACGACCAGGGTGGCGTCCACATCAACTCCGGCATCCCCAACAACGCGTTCGCGCTCATGGTCGAGGGCGGCCAGCACGACACGTCGCGCGTGAAGGTCAACATCGGCGGCTGGGACCTCGGCAAGCGCTTGGCGTGGTTCGCGCAGCGCTACAACGACCGCTCCAACACGCAGTTTTATGCCCACGCGCGCTGGCAGATCGCCGCGGCCAAGAAGGTCGGCGTCATGGTCGAACCGGCGGCGTGCGCCTGGGTCGCCGTGGGCGTCATCAAGGCCGACTACGTCAAGCGCAACTACAACGTCACGTGCGAGGTCGGCTGCGAGGCCGGCACGTGCGACGCGGGCGCGGGCGACGCGTCCCCCGACGCCGACTTCCGAGACTCGTGCGTGGGGCGCGCCGACGGTGTGTACTGCAGCCAGCTCCGCGACTTCAGCGCCATCGTCTGCAAGGGCGGCTCGCTCGTCTCGGGCCAGCAGTGCCCCTCGCCTCAGAAGTGCATCGGCCCGAACGGCCCCGGCACGACGATCCAGTGCAAGTGA
- a CDS encoding VWA domain-containing protein: MISRVSRPFRAMLAATTISAAIVAIVHCGSSEPDSEFPDGGGDPCESDLKGQCGAACVNDEACAPGLHCAAGACTAACTRTNRGKCPEGIACSPRGRCGTDPFDPGLIDGGVDAQPDAVCASVDVEVTKVVPTVVLLIDQSSSMEFDFNGGNRMPPAFPNSRWVKLREALMDPDGGVVKKYEGDIELGLALYSANNGNEKPPAVPTCPIMKTVPFAKSNYAAIDAVYGAELPIDDTPTGDAVRAAAGIDDAGVPLEGGLAALQTGRPKVLVLATDGEPGRCGTFQSLEDVGSPESRKAVVDAVKAAYRAGIKTFVITVGSAVAEAHQQEVANAGFGYFDGGADAAPGTNAPLVRTTSQAQLAAAFDSIIFGVRSCTFALAGSVRGGTERLGDVKLNGNPLGLNDPNGWKLNSPTEIEIVGSACDTIKSSEAKLTVRFPCDAIIPR, translated from the coding sequence ATGATCTCTCGCGTTTCGAGACCTTTTCGGGCGATGCTCGCGGCCACGACGATCTCCGCGGCCATCGTGGCGATCGTGCACTGCGGGAGCTCCGAGCCCGACTCCGAGTTCCCCGACGGCGGCGGCGACCCGTGCGAGTCGGACCTCAAGGGGCAGTGTGGCGCGGCGTGCGTGAACGACGAGGCGTGCGCCCCCGGGCTCCACTGCGCCGCCGGCGCGTGCACCGCGGCGTGCACCCGCACGAACCGCGGGAAGTGCCCCGAGGGGATCGCGTGCAGTCCGCGCGGGCGCTGCGGGACCGACCCGTTCGACCCGGGCCTCATCGACGGCGGCGTGGACGCGCAGCCCGACGCCGTATGCGCCTCGGTCGACGTCGAGGTCACCAAGGTCGTCCCCACGGTAGTTTTGCTCATCGACCAGTCGAGCAGCATGGAGTTCGATTTCAACGGGGGAAATCGCATGCCTCCGGCCTTCCCGAACTCGCGCTGGGTCAAGCTCCGCGAGGCCCTCATGGATCCCGACGGGGGCGTCGTGAAGAAGTACGAGGGCGACATCGAGCTCGGGCTCGCGCTCTACTCGGCGAACAACGGCAACGAGAAGCCTCCTGCCGTGCCGACGTGCCCCATCATGAAGACGGTGCCCTTCGCGAAGTCGAACTACGCCGCGATCGACGCGGTGTACGGCGCCGAGCTCCCCATCGACGACACCCCCACGGGAGACGCCGTGCGCGCGGCCGCGGGCATCGACGACGCCGGCGTGCCGCTCGAGGGCGGGCTCGCCGCGCTCCAGACGGGGCGCCCGAAGGTGCTCGTGCTCGCGACCGACGGAGAGCCGGGGCGGTGTGGCACGTTCCAATCGCTCGAGGACGTGGGCTCCCCCGAGTCACGCAAGGCCGTGGTCGACGCGGTGAAGGCGGCGTACCGCGCCGGCATCAAGACGTTCGTGATCACGGTGGGCTCGGCCGTGGCGGAGGCCCATCAGCAAGAGGTCGCGAACGCCGGCTTCGGTTACTTCGACGGTGGCGCCGACGCGGCTCCGGGCACCAACGCGCCGCTCGTTCGTACGACGAGCCAAGCGCAGCTCGCGGCCGCGTTCGACTCGATCATCTTCGGTGTGCGCTCGTGCACCTTTGCGCTCGCGGGCTCCGTCAGGGGCGGTACGGAGAGGCTCGGCGACGTGAAGCTCAATGGAAACCCGCTCGGTCTGAACGACCCGAACGGCTGGAAGCTGAACAGCCCCACCGAGATCGAGATCGTCGGCAGCGCGTGCGACACCATCAAGTCGAGCGAGGCGAAGCTCACGGTACGCTTCCCGTGCGACGCCATCATCCCGCGGTGA
- a CDS encoding NADP-dependent oxidoreductase, whose product MAQSHDKNRRIVLAARPKGEPDTSAFRLEEAPIPEVPEGHVLVRTEWLSLDPYMRGRMSDAPSYAPPVGLGEVMVGGTVGVVEISRYAGLPVGARVVSASGWQDFAVVPGPAAALVDPGLERPSLALGALGMPGFTAYMGLFDIGRPREGETVVVGAATGAVGSVVGQLAKVHGCRVVGVAGGPEKCAYARDELGFDACLDHRAPGLAEHLGAACPRGVDVYFENVGGALFEAVLPLLNPAARVPVCGLVSAYNAERLPDGPDRTPLLMGHILRKRLTVRGFIISQDYAGRMPEFLAHVAPLVREGKLKTREHVILGLENAPAGLVGVLRGENFGKAVVKVA is encoded by the coding sequence ATGGCTCAATCCCACGACAAAAACCGCCGAATCGTCCTCGCCGCGCGCCCCAAGGGCGAGCCTGACACGAGCGCGTTTCGCCTCGAGGAGGCCCCGATCCCCGAGGTCCCCGAGGGCCACGTGCTCGTCCGCACGGAGTGGCTCTCGCTCGACCCGTACATGCGCGGCCGCATGAGCGACGCCCCGTCCTACGCTCCGCCCGTCGGCCTCGGAGAGGTCATGGTGGGCGGCACCGTCGGCGTCGTCGAGATCTCGCGTTACGCGGGGCTGCCCGTGGGTGCGCGCGTCGTGTCCGCGTCGGGATGGCAAGACTTCGCGGTCGTCCCCGGCCCGGCCGCCGCGCTCGTCGATCCCGGCCTCGAGCGCCCCTCGCTCGCCTTGGGAGCCCTGGGCATGCCCGGCTTCACGGCGTACATGGGCCTCTTCGACATCGGCCGCCCGCGCGAGGGCGAGACGGTGGTCGTGGGCGCGGCCACGGGCGCGGTGGGCTCGGTCGTGGGTCAGCTCGCGAAGGTCCACGGCTGCCGCGTCGTGGGCGTCGCCGGGGGCCCCGAAAAATGCGCCTACGCGCGCGACGAGCTCGGCTTCGACGCCTGCCTCGATCACAGGGCGCCCGGTCTCGCCGAGCACCTCGGCGCCGCATGCCCCCGCGGAGTCGACGTGTACTTCGAGAACGTCGGCGGCGCCCTCTTCGAGGCCGTGCTGCCCCTCTTGAACCCGGCGGCGCGTGTGCCCGTGTGCGGGCTCGTCTCGGCCTACAACGCCGAGCGCCTCCCCGACGGCCCCGATCGCACCCCGCTCCTCATGGGCCACATCTTGAGGAAGCGCCTCACGGTCCGGGGCTTCATCATCTCGCAGGACTACGCCGGCCGCATGCCCGAGTTCCTGGCGCACGTAGCCCCGCTGGTGCGCGAGGGAAAACTGAAGACGCGCGAGCACGTGATCCTGGGCCTCGAGAACGCGCCGGCCGGTCTCGTCGGCGTGCTGCGAGGGGAGAACTTCGGCAAAGCCGTCGTGAAGGTCGCGTGA
- a CDS encoding SDR family oxidoreductase, whose translation MKVLVPGVTSAVGRRLARELLMRGHDVIGIDRRPFGAAMDGLEVHQVDIRKRGAEDVFRRVRPDVVVHMATVTHLLRQSEDRYRINLQGTRAVFEHTRAYGNGHVIFVGRHTFYGAAPDSPLYHGEDEPPMALAYFPELADLVAADLYAGTMLWRHPELTTTVLRFCYTLGESGHGTLATFLRGGGDRVPMVLGYDPLFQFMHEDDVVKSLLATIEKKPRGVFNVAGPQPVPLSVVVRETGRKPTPIPEVLFAGVLGRFGLPRLPRGALGHIKYPVVIDDKAFRLATGYSHDVTEGDAMREFRRAFPPMTRG comes from the coding sequence ATGAAGGTCCTCGTTCCAGGCGTCACGAGCGCCGTAGGTCGCCGCCTCGCGCGCGAGCTGCTCATGCGCGGGCATGACGTCATCGGCATCGATCGAAGGCCCTTCGGAGCGGCCATGGACGGCCTCGAGGTCCACCAGGTCGACATCCGCAAGCGCGGCGCCGAGGACGTGTTCCGCCGCGTGCGCCCCGACGTGGTCGTCCACATGGCGACGGTCACGCACCTGCTTCGCCAGAGCGAGGATCGCTACCGCATCAACTTGCAGGGTACACGCGCCGTGTTCGAGCACACGCGCGCGTACGGCAACGGGCACGTCATCTTCGTGGGGCGCCACACGTTCTACGGCGCCGCGCCCGACTCGCCGCTCTACCACGGCGAGGACGAGCCCCCGATGGCGCTCGCGTACTTCCCCGAGCTCGCCGACCTCGTGGCCGCGGATCTCTACGCGGGCACCATGCTCTGGCGCCACCCTGAGCTCACCACCACCGTGCTGCGCTTCTGTTACACGCTGGGCGAGTCGGGGCACGGCACGCTCGCGACGTTCCTCCGCGGAGGCGGCGACCGTGTGCCCATGGTGCTCGGGTACGATCCGCTCTTTCAGTTCATGCACGAGGACGACGTCGTGAAGTCGCTCCTCGCGACGATCGAGAAGAAGCCTCGCGGGGTGTTCAACGTCGCCGGACCGCAGCCCGTGCCGCTCTCGGTCGTCGTCCGCGAGACGGGCCGCAAGCCGACCCCGATCCCCGAGGTGCTCTTCGCGGGTGTGCTCGGCCGCTTCGGGTTGCCCCGCCTCCCGCGTGGCGCGCTCGGCCACATCAAGTACCCCGTGGTCATCGACGACAAAGCCTTCCGCCTCGCCACGGGCTACTCCCACGACGTGACCGAGGGCGACGCCATGCGCGAGTTCCGTAGGGCGTTCCCGCCCATGACGCGCGGCTAA
- a CDS encoding acyltransferase family protein, which translates to MFDGEIRDRVDRLELPWNEFGVDPYGISKDHLAVFFGLLEPLYRHYFSVEARGLANVPKRGRCMLIGNHSGGIAIDGAMVIASMFLEMNPPRLAQGMVEKFLNTLPLASQWSNRTGQFTGLPEHAVRLLEDERLLMVFPEGARGTAKLYKERYSLVAFGTGFMRLALRTKTPIVPLAFLGGGDAVPTIANSEWLGKLVGAPYVPITPYGVALPLPVKLEVVYGEPMFFEGTGSEDDVVIAGYVERVKAEIARMLEEGRVRRRAGGGA; encoded by the coding sequence ATGTTCGACGGTGAAATTCGCGATCGCGTGGATCGACTCGAGCTGCCCTGGAATGAGTTCGGGGTCGACCCGTACGGCATCTCGAAGGACCACCTCGCCGTGTTCTTCGGTCTGCTCGAGCCGCTCTACCGGCACTATTTCTCGGTCGAGGCGCGGGGGCTCGCGAACGTGCCGAAGCGGGGGCGTTGCATGCTGATCGGGAACCACTCGGGTGGCATCGCGATCGACGGCGCGATGGTCATCGCCTCGATGTTCCTCGAGATGAACCCGCCGCGCCTCGCGCAGGGCATGGTCGAGAAGTTCTTGAACACGCTGCCGCTCGCCTCGCAGTGGTCGAACCGCACGGGACAATTTACCGGGCTCCCCGAGCACGCCGTGCGCCTGCTCGAGGACGAGCGCCTGCTCATGGTGTTCCCCGAGGGCGCGCGTGGCACGGCGAAGCTCTACAAAGAGCGCTACAGCCTCGTCGCGTTCGGCACGGGGTTCATGCGGCTCGCGCTGCGCACGAAGACCCCGATCGTGCCGCTCGCGTTCCTCGGAGGTGGAGACGCCGTGCCGACGATCGCGAACTCCGAGTGGCTCGGGAAGCTCGTGGGCGCGCCGTACGTGCCCATCACGCCGTACGGCGTGGCGCTTCCGCTCCCGGTGAAGCTCGAGGTGGTGTACGGCGAGCCCATGTTCTTCGAGGGCACGGGCTCCGAGGACGACGTCGTCATCGCCGGATACGTGGAGCGGGTGAAGGCCGAGATCGCGCGCATGCTCGAAGAGGGCCGCGTCCGTCGGCGCGCAGGAGGTGGGGCATGA